A DNA window from Lujinxingia litoralis contains the following coding sequences:
- a CDS encoding HEAT repeat domain-containing protein, with translation MSQRAKSQSNRGKLMAMVGAAAISLGALSGCEAPDWENPDYVAKKLLEGDGAEKSLAVENLRRFPEERRAEVVPALVEIYKAGDRDAKEAMSYLVEWRVKEAADAYVKEMQTDATGYAGAAAVALGQIGHREAVPLMLEALSATDNSERKQALLSGMSRLPDPAMVGPMVELLKLDADNYPIALHAYACEILGNIGEENPAAVSEEARDMVVLGMFLSNNTNQNTNRECGLAAQQIGPTMVPHLVKTFNGEHQAVNQLLLKYNQGPDYAFPANQAKLVSTVRLSSMRAPEAVALFVEDLSNTKSAPEGLSGRQSVSWRLKEGNATDEMILGLGDLGDASTRELLERIVSGKLEKEWDEITDGLVELQLRQDAATALARLGDRQALGVLMEMASTGVIVDLERRFAMLEKQGRPGKEEERYQFNWMAAKAYAMLAEASHREAYQGLIDATDDGALKEKYVSFLPAFDVAAECGAKGDAAAQAACYGTKIEDENPIVREKAAYELSRLGAAASPVVAKAITTKHLDTRELLTFAGYRVATPALAEAVAALIEDEKGRSGDDARRDRNRLKLLHAYALRAGSGAAQAAE, from the coding sequence ATGTCACAACGTGCGAAGAGCCAGTCGAACCGAGGTAAACTCATGGCGATGGTGGGCGCCGCAGCGATCTCGCTGGGTGCGCTCTCCGGTTGTGAGGCGCCGGATTGGGAGAACCCCGACTACGTGGCGAAGAAGCTCCTGGAGGGAGATGGCGCCGAGAAGTCGTTGGCGGTCGAGAACCTGCGGCGCTTCCCCGAGGAGCGCCGTGCGGAGGTGGTCCCGGCGCTGGTGGAGATTTATAAGGCTGGCGATCGCGACGCCAAAGAGGCCATGAGCTACCTGGTAGAGTGGCGCGTCAAGGAGGCGGCGGACGCCTACGTCAAAGAGATGCAGACCGACGCCACCGGGTATGCCGGAGCCGCGGCCGTGGCGTTGGGGCAGATTGGGCATCGGGAGGCGGTGCCCCTGATGCTGGAGGCCCTCAGCGCGACCGATAATAGCGAGCGCAAGCAAGCCCTGCTCAGCGGGATGTCGCGCCTGCCCGACCCGGCGATGGTCGGACCGATGGTGGAGCTTCTTAAGCTCGACGCCGATAACTACCCGATCGCGTTGCACGCGTATGCCTGCGAGATCCTTGGTAATATCGGCGAGGAAAACCCGGCGGCCGTCAGCGAAGAGGCGCGGGATATGGTGGTGCTCGGCATGTTCCTGAGTAACAACACCAATCAAAACACCAATCGTGAGTGCGGTCTGGCGGCTCAGCAGATCGGCCCGACCATGGTGCCCCACCTGGTGAAGACCTTTAACGGGGAGCACCAGGCGGTCAATCAGCTCCTGCTCAAGTACAACCAGGGGCCGGACTACGCCTTCCCGGCCAACCAGGCCAAGCTCGTCAGCACTGTGCGTCTTAGTTCGATGCGCGCGCCGGAGGCGGTGGCGCTCTTCGTGGAAGATCTGAGCAACACCAAGAGCGCGCCCGAAGGGCTCTCGGGGCGTCAGTCGGTGAGCTGGCGTCTTAAAGAAGGCAACGCCACCGATGAGATGATTCTGGGGCTCGGCGATCTGGGTGACGCGTCGACGCGCGAGCTTCTTGAGCGCATCGTGAGTGGCAAGCTCGAAAAGGAGTGGGATGAAATCACCGACGGGCTTGTGGAGCTGCAGTTGCGCCAGGATGCGGCGACGGCGCTGGCACGTTTGGGGGATCGTCAGGCGCTCGGCGTGTTGATGGAGATGGCCAGCACGGGTGTCATTGTCGATCTGGAGCGTCGTTTTGCGATGCTCGAAAAACAGGGGCGGCCCGGTAAAGAGGAAGAGCGTTACCAGTTTAACTGGATGGCCGCCAAGGCCTACGCGATGCTCGCGGAAGCCAGCCATCGTGAGGCGTATCAGGGGTTGATCGATGCTACCGATGATGGCGCTCTCAAAGAGAAGTACGTCAGCTTCTTGCCGGCCTTTGATGTCGCGGCAGAGTGCGGAGCCAAGGGCGATGCCGCGGCGCAGGCCGCGTGCTACGGGACGAAGATCGAAGACGAAAACCCCATCGTCCGTGAGAAGGCGGCTTACGAGTTGAGTCGTCTCGGCGCGGCTGCCTCGCCGGTGGTGGCAAAAGCCATCACGACCAAGCACCTCGACACGCGTGAACTCCTGACCTTTGCCGGTTACCGCGTGGCAACTCCGGCGCTGGCCGAAGCCGTCGCGGCGTTGATTGAAGATGAGAAAGGCCGCAGCGGTGACGACGCCCGTCGCGATCGCAACCGTCTGAAGTTGCTCCACGCCTACGCGCTGCGCGCTGGTAGCGGTGCGGCTCAGGCTGCGGAGTAA
- a CDS encoding DUF4388 domain-containing protein — translation MRLLPRTTVALLQGNATVARIIRETLQASGLEVQELRGPPPGAEGARLVIVDVDSAGVDARRWLRFCQEQGREVLVCGVASSRAHFTNYPWLARPFSTRQLERVCEELLREGGSPRSESTPGAIEIHEPVTLELDGDDASKLEAELGLLPGALGGEPSDSELFDVIDLDTTGSMILEIEDLPGGLGQGGVLVAPARRSPLDLQALQETPRPPSAEVDVTIDQVISPSTFPEVPAAIEVPTLDGSHHEATTITALEALNPVDPSRVHQVANLIAEHWDRLGLTSRPDDRAERLERLLNAMIHAGLDDVVAELRRVPKARGFSGSLETLPVVDLLHTVRERRLRGRLEVSMAGRSFVLYLEGNRLQEIESLGESTDGVLLEVLRAEGALDTSMYQELARQLRHGQLAGGPLEMHLRRERLVDDLRLRDACKERARRLLRQLCATRRGGFAFVDVPQDSGFAWPVRGLNLKVDQLLLEILREVSLDTGHSEATARTRLVLDTGRAVSVDPDSLTSNERQLLSFFEQGQTLAEARARLGDTGEEPVERVVQRLKRMELLKRKSNVGEPIVAVESRDPHDRPTAVSNWEIDIPGLDQAHQEEGSFSLPADEEDTRQERGFSAGVPPEERSASVWDEELDSIFSAAADAVTFRKGPQDDDETY, via the coding sequence ATGCGCCTTCTTCCTCGTACGACGGTGGCGTTGCTTCAGGGCAACGCCACCGTGGCTCGCATCATCCGCGAGACGCTCCAGGCCAGTGGCCTGGAGGTCCAGGAACTCCGTGGTCCACCGCCGGGCGCCGAAGGCGCCCGGCTTGTGATCGTGGATGTCGACAGCGCCGGGGTTGATGCCCGGCGCTGGTTGCGCTTTTGCCAGGAGCAGGGCCGCGAGGTTCTGGTGTGCGGGGTCGCCAGTTCTCGCGCACATTTTACGAACTATCCCTGGCTGGCCCGTCCCTTTTCCACTCGCCAGCTTGAGCGGGTCTGTGAAGAGCTGCTTCGCGAGGGGGGCTCGCCGCGCTCCGAGAGCACGCCCGGGGCCATTGAGATTCACGAACCGGTGACCCTGGAACTCGATGGAGACGATGCCTCCAAGCTCGAGGCTGAGCTCGGGTTGCTCCCCGGAGCGCTGGGCGGCGAGCCCTCAGATTCCGAACTTTTTGATGTGATTGACCTCGACACCACCGGCAGCATGATCCTTGAGATCGAAGATTTGCCCGGTGGCCTGGGTCAGGGCGGGGTGCTCGTCGCACCGGCGCGGCGCAGCCCGCTGGACCTGCAGGCCTTGCAGGAGACACCTCGACCACCCAGCGCCGAGGTCGATGTGACGATCGATCAGGTGATAAGTCCCTCGACCTTTCCGGAGGTTCCGGCGGCCATTGAGGTGCCGACGCTCGATGGCTCGCATCATGAGGCCACCACCATCACCGCGCTGGAGGCCTTAAATCCCGTTGACCCCTCGCGCGTGCATCAGGTGGCCAACCTGATCGCCGAGCACTGGGATCGCCTCGGGCTGACCTCGCGTCCCGATGACCGCGCGGAACGTCTGGAGCGCCTCCTCAACGCGATGATCCATGCCGGGCTCGACGATGTGGTGGCGGAGCTCCGTCGGGTGCCCAAAGCCCGTGGGTTTTCCGGAAGTCTGGAGACCTTGCCGGTCGTCGACCTTCTGCATACGGTGCGGGAGCGACGTCTGCGGGGCCGACTGGAAGTCAGCATGGCCGGGAGAAGTTTTGTCCTCTATCTCGAGGGCAATCGCCTTCAGGAGATCGAGTCGCTTGGCGAGAGCACCGACGGGGTGTTGCTGGAGGTGCTGCGCGCCGAGGGCGCGCTGGATACCTCGATGTATCAAGAGCTAGCCCGTCAGCTCCGCCATGGCCAGCTGGCTGGTGGTCCGCTGGAGATGCACCTGCGGCGAGAGCGCCTGGTGGATGACTTGCGCCTTCGAGATGCCTGCAAAGAGCGCGCGCGCCGACTGCTGCGCCAACTCTGTGCGACCCGCCGCGGAGGTTTTGCCTTTGTGGATGTACCTCAGGACTCGGGTTTTGCCTGGCCGGTTCGCGGGTTGAACCTGAAGGTGGATCAGCTGCTCCTGGAAATTCTGCGGGAAGTCTCGCTGGATACCGGGCACTCCGAGGCCACCGCGCGTACGCGCCTGGTGCTCGATACGGGGCGCGCCGTGAGTGTCGATCCCGATTCGCTTACCTCCAACGAGCGCCAACTGCTCTCCTTTTTCGAGCAGGGGCAAACTCTTGCCGAGGCCCGGGCCCGTCTGGGCGATACCGGCGAGGAGCCGGTTGAGCGAGTGGTGCAGCGCCTTAAACGCATGGAGCTTCTCAAGAGAAAGTCCAACGTGGGTGAGCCCATTGTCGCTGTGGAGTCGCGAGATCCGCATGATCGACCGACGGCCGTGAGTAACTGGGAGATCGATATCCCCGGGCTTGATCAGGCTCACCAGGAGGAGGGGAGTTTCTCGCTCCCTGCCGATGAGGAAGATACCCGACAGGAACGCGGTTTTTCGGCGGGAGTTCCCCCCGAAGAGCGATCGGCAAGCGTCTGGGATGAGGAGCTTGACTCGATTTTCTCAGCGGCCGCAGATGCCGTCACTTTTAGAAAGGGCCCGCAAGATGACGATGAAACCTACTGA
- the hpt gene encoding hypoxanthine phosphoribosyltransferase codes for MKAPKRKLKVLISEEQLQQRCRELAAQINEDFAGDSVHIIGVLKGSFMFLSDLVKHLTIDVSIDFLGLSSYGTSQETSGVVRMTSDLALPIKGRNVIIVEDIIDTGLTMKYLLENLRTRMPADIKVCTLLSKPANTREDVPLDYVGFTIGDEFVIGYGLDDAEFSRNIPYIGVVDLEDED; via the coding sequence ATGAAAGCCCCCAAGCGCAAACTTAAAGTCCTGATTTCGGAAGAGCAGCTTCAACAGCGCTGCCGCGAGCTTGCCGCGCAGATCAATGAGGACTTCGCCGGCGATTCGGTCCACATCATCGGGGTCCTCAAGGGCTCGTTTATGTTTCTCTCCGACCTGGTCAAGCACCTGACCATTGATGTGTCGATCGACTTTCTCGGGCTCTCCAGCTACGGCACCAGCCAGGAAACCAGTGGGGTGGTGCGGATGACCTCCGATCTGGCCTTGCCGATTAAGGGGCGCAACGTGATCATTGTCGAAGATATCATCGATACCGGCCTGACCATGAAGTACCTGCTGGAGAACCTGCGTACGCGGATGCCTGCAGATATCAAGGTTTGTACGTTGCTGTCGAAGCCGGCCAATACTCGCGAAGACGTACCGTTGGATTATGTGGGCTTTACCATCGGCGATGAGTTTGTCATCGGCTACGGTCTCGACGATGCTGAATTTTCTCGAAACATCCCCTACATTGGGGTCGTCGATCTGGAAGACGAAGACTAA
- a CDS encoding AMP-dependent synthetase/ligase, with the protein MGKTLVELFEDQVQRSSVRMALRFYEDQAWESRSWRDWWERSERLAAGLMALGVEVGERVGLIAATRAAWVEADMGIVMAGAASVALHPAISETSLGAAILSCAPRVLVVEDPVQMAKLVALPEALASVEAVIYIDADVMVGASGGRARELMRMDAFRLDERIAVLSMEELGHLGRRHLAEDSRYVAARRRQVTPEMIATVVFTAGTSGEPRSVALSHANLVAQVEAMAALRLFTFDDVQLLFLPLAHVFAKVLYLAGVGYGMTVAFGRGPRWLLEDLQAVQPTLMASVPWVYERLHGEIVARIEEKGVRAALMPVALEVGKAVRRRVLGGQRTSRLLRWEHAFFSKVLLEDVRERLGGKMRFLICGGAPLRPQITEFFLSTGVLLLEGYGVTEASGAVAFNLPDDFRIGSVGRALPGVDVAIAEDGEILVRGATVAAGLRDPHENKCVDRDGWLHTGDIGRFDREGFLHLVDRKREVMVTSTGKHIAPQPLEHAIEESPLVAHAVLVGEGLPFISALVALNPDELLAFVRAQGLDYRASVRELTTHPTVHQALMVHLDQVNRRHTVAERVRRIAVIPEFLSVADQTLTASGEVRRPVVLERYRPIIDSLYADRRGGEAAS; encoded by the coding sequence ATGGGCAAGACGCTGGTGGAGTTGTTTGAAGACCAGGTGCAGCGCTCAAGCGTGCGTATGGCGCTTCGTTTTTATGAGGACCAGGCCTGGGAGTCGCGTAGCTGGCGGGACTGGTGGGAACGCTCTGAGCGGCTGGCCGCCGGGCTGATGGCGTTGGGGGTAGAGGTAGGGGAGCGGGTCGGGTTGATTGCCGCCACGCGTGCCGCCTGGGTGGAGGCGGATATGGGCATCGTGATGGCGGGGGCTGCCTCGGTGGCGCTTCATCCGGCGATCAGTGAGACCAGTCTGGGGGCGGCGATCTTGAGTTGTGCGCCGCGTGTTCTCGTGGTGGAAGATCCGGTCCAGATGGCCAAACTGGTGGCACTGCCGGAGGCCCTGGCCTCGGTGGAGGCAGTGATTTACATCGATGCCGATGTGATGGTTGGCGCCAGCGGCGGGAGGGCGCGGGAGCTGATGCGCATGGATGCTTTCCGGCTTGATGAGCGCATCGCCGTGCTTTCAATGGAGGAGCTGGGGCATCTGGGGCGTCGACACCTGGCCGAGGATTCGCGCTATGTGGCTGCGCGGCGGCGCCAGGTGACCCCCGAGATGATCGCCACGGTGGTCTTTACCGCCGGGACCAGCGGGGAGCCCCGGTCGGTGGCGTTGAGTCACGCCAACCTGGTGGCTCAGGTCGAGGCGATGGCGGCTCTGAGGCTCTTTACTTTTGACGATGTTCAGCTGCTCTTTCTGCCTCTGGCGCATGTGTTTGCCAAGGTGCTCTACCTGGCGGGCGTGGGTTACGGGATGACGGTGGCCTTTGGGCGAGGGCCCCGCTGGTTGCTGGAAGATCTGCAGGCGGTTCAGCCCACGCTCATGGCGAGCGTGCCGTGGGTATATGAGCGGCTGCACGGTGAGATTGTCGCTCGAATCGAAGAAAAAGGGGTGCGAGCGGCGCTGATGCCGGTGGCGCTGGAGGTCGGCAAGGCGGTGCGTCGACGGGTGCTCGGCGGGCAGCGAACCTCGCGACTTCTGCGTTGGGAACATGCGTTTTTCTCTAAAGTTTTACTTGAGGATGTGCGCGAGCGTCTGGGGGGTAAGATGCGTTTTCTCATCTGCGGGGGCGCGCCGCTACGTCCCCAGATTACGGAGTTTTTCCTCTCGACCGGCGTTCTGTTGCTGGAGGGCTACGGGGTAACGGAAGCTTCGGGGGCGGTGGCGTTTAACCTTCCCGACGATTTTCGCATCGGGAGTGTGGGAAGAGCGCTTCCGGGAGTGGATGTGGCGATTGCGGAGGATGGGGAGATCCTGGTGCGGGGAGCGACGGTGGCCGCCGGGCTTCGTGACCCGCATGAAAATAAGTGTGTGGATCGCGATGGGTGGCTGCATACCGGCGATATCGGCCGCTTTGATCGCGAGGGTTTTTTGCACCTGGTCGATCGGAAACGTGAGGTCATGGTGACCTCCACCGGGAAGCATATTGCGCCGCAACCGCTGGAACATGCGATCGAAGAGTCTCCGTTGGTGGCTCACGCGGTTCTGGTAGGGGAGGGGCTTCCTTTTATTTCGGCGTTGGTGGCGCTCAATCCCGACGAGCTTCTGGCCTTTGTGCGTGCTCAGGGGCTTGATTATCGGGCGTCAGTACGGGAATTGACGACGCATCCCACCGTTCATCAGGCCTTGATGGTTCATCTGGACCAGGTCAACCGCCGGCACACGGTGGCTGAGCGGGTGCGCCGCATCGCGGTCATTCCGGAGTTTCTTTCGGTAGCCGACCAGACGCTTACGGCATCTGGAGAGGTGCGGCGTCCGGTGGTGCTGGAGCGCTATCGCCCGATCATCGATTCACTCTACGCCGATCGACGGGGGGGAGAGGCGGCGTCCTGA
- a CDS encoding SCP2 sterol-binding domain-containing protein, protein MTWSEVFEPGIDTRTLFLERLPAMQRTRQEEYRAFSSATIVLSVLFEDAGERFTLTFDPEGMEAIDEEAIDFPVASARGSLKDWERALPWIQELVVPADAQVAHYRGKVHLSQATIERFERFDGIFVIEISDLPDGRPLSFEVVLNDYEAPADARRVRVSVAWSLLQDVAHGRVDPVSAARRLKLGGDIGLALEIGGFLMSELGL, encoded by the coding sequence ATGACGTGGTCGGAGGTCTTTGAGCCGGGAATCGACACCCGCACGCTCTTTCTGGAGCGTTTGCCGGCGATGCAACGGACTCGTCAGGAGGAGTATCGTGCCTTCTCCAGTGCGACGATCGTGCTCAGCGTCCTTTTCGAGGACGCTGGCGAGCGCTTCACATTGACCTTTGATCCCGAGGGGATGGAAGCGATCGATGAAGAAGCCATCGATTTTCCGGTGGCCAGCGCTCGCGGCAGCCTCAAAGACTGGGAGCGGGCGTTGCCCTGGATTCAAGAGCTGGTCGTGCCGGCCGACGCTCAGGTGGCTCATTATCGGGGAAAGGTCCACCTGTCGCAGGCGACGATCGAGCGCTTCGAGCGGTTTGATGGGATCTTCGTTATTGAGATTTCCGATCTTCCCGATGGGCGTCCGCTCAGCTTTGAGGTGGTTCTCAACGACTACGAAGCGCCGGCCGATGCGCGGCGAGTACGGGTCTCGGTGGCATGGTCGCTCCTCCAGGACGTGGCCCACGGGCGAGTTGATCCGGTCAGCGCTGCGCGCCGCCTTAAGCTCGGCGGGGACATCGGCCTGGCACTGGAGATTGGCGGATTTTTGATGAGCGAGTTGGGCCTGTAG
- a CDS encoding PilZ domain-containing protein, whose amino-acid sequence MNRISGSIRRQPSFRPSFAGVRRHPRCELRTQVFVQDAEGWEIPLESIDFCPTGMFVRSNFLFEPGQVHTLVFRSPAGESMYAVRARVVRAETGAEYGDRLPADFVPGMAYEFVDVAPRVRQRLFGLASQCAVQG is encoded by the coding sequence ATGAATCGCATCAGCGGCAGCATTCGACGACAGCCCAGTTTTCGCCCCTCGTTCGCCGGTGTACGCCGACACCCGCGCTGCGAGCTCCGGACCCAGGTCTTTGTGCAGGATGCCGAAGGCTGGGAGATTCCCCTGGAGAGTATCGACTTCTGCCCGACCGGGATGTTCGTGCGCTCGAACTTCCTCTTTGAGCCCGGGCAGGTTCATACGCTGGTCTTCCGAAGCCCGGCCGGGGAGTCGATGTACGCGGTGCGCGCCCGTGTGGTCCGCGCGGAGACCGGAGCGGAGTATGGCGATCGCCTTCCGGCCGACTTTGTACCGGGGATGGCCTACGAGTTTGTCGATGTGGCCCCCCGGGTACGACAGCGCCTCTTCGGGCTGGCCTCTCAGTGTGCCGTGCAGGGCTAA
- the dapF gene encoding diaminopimelate epimerase: MWAFAKYHGLGNDFVIVERAADSIDLAWVRAICDRHRGVGADGVLALARLGDDRVRMVVFNRDGSRPQMCGNGVRCAAGYARRHWGMGERLVVESDAGPRHCEVGLGEGPAAWQVRVDMGAAIVEEAPELALSHQGTRWPYVQVDMGNPHAVIFEHPNLEVIDRLGAAANADHPQFEEGTNVEFVERQDDGWRVTVYERGVGRTQACGTGACAVAAAIWAKGWGDADAPLVVELPGGTLELERRDGQIWMQGPAVEVFSGIYTG; encoded by the coding sequence ATGTGGGCCTTTGCGAAATATCATGGGTTGGGAAACGACTTCGTGATTGTAGAGCGCGCCGCTGACTCCATCGATCTGGCCTGGGTGCGTGCGATCTGCGACCGCCACCGCGGGGTGGGAGCAGACGGGGTGTTGGCCCTGGCTCGCCTGGGCGATGATCGCGTACGCATGGTGGTGTTTAACCGAGATGGAAGCCGCCCGCAGATGTGCGGAAATGGGGTGCGTTGTGCCGCGGGTTACGCGCGACGTCATTGGGGGATGGGGGAGCGCCTGGTGGTGGAGAGCGATGCCGGTCCCCGCCACTGCGAGGTCGGTCTGGGGGAGGGGCCGGCCGCCTGGCAGGTCCGCGTTGATATGGGCGCTGCGATTGTGGAGGAGGCGCCCGAGCTGGCGTTGAGCCATCAGGGCACTCGCTGGCCCTACGTCCAGGTGGACATGGGGAATCCTCACGCCGTGATCTTTGAACATCCAAACCTCGAAGTGATCGACCGGCTTGGGGCGGCGGCCAACGCAGACCACCCGCAGTTTGAAGAAGGTACCAACGTTGAGTTTGTCGAGCGCCAGGATGACGGATGGCGTGTGACCGTGTATGAGCGGGGCGTCGGCCGCACCCAGGCCTGCGGAACCGGTGCCTGCGCGGTGGCCGCCGCGATCTGGGCGAAAGGGTGGGGCGATGCGGATGCTCCGCTGGTTGTGGAGCTGCCGGGGGGCACCCTTGAGCTTGAGCGACGTGATGGCCAGATCTGGATGCAGGGGCCAGCCGTCGAAGTCTTTTCAGGAATCTACACAGGTTAA
- a CDS encoding protein kinase domain-containing protein produces the protein MSEDPAKNPPRIPPPKAPASEGRASSTPGGPPSRPPGPPPRPAVRRQAPGVRGSQQAPEAATLKTGDVVGGRFAVERYLGSSGGGVSYLCVDRQTRQSVVVKVLDMPFPGEEAFAALSEDIRLAGSMDHRNLAAALGMGRTQSGEIFIAMEFVEGSTLSQLVAQRREEGRTLSIRDTFTVLAHVCSALAAVHQRKSCHGVLTPYNVYVNKQGVVRVGNLAFGRMVSTHLHGRGEGPFRDSIYVAPEVAQSPANLGPAADLYSLGMIAAELLNPTGLPSDRKQAHEMALDGLAKYPPALFSLISTCLASDPSQRPTSVQAFREELEEVARDAGAKLSGPPPAGALPIEPAVVEEEVQGESLFDLFDVGDIAPPPDEDGETERYLVQKSGLDYGPFTEGQILEQLYADEIHEHSLVLDRVTQERRPLIELDVFTAKVQAYIPEREERRRREAEARAELQRKVKQGGLAALVVGIVAGLVVLAAMGWFWLQQPDPEPMPLDKAFASLDYTFLPPPSEFQAVAVDADLLQSIFNPRASEEEIARTLKKVRGASGSRKGSAKAGGASGGTREADVDMANFSGSAKHLSDQEINRVIMADFSAMSDCIRGELGRDASFKGLTVQFFIRPSGTTGGVQIKESKYQSRPVGQCMIQRFRSMKFPEHGAISNRGVEFPLYVQ, from the coding sequence ATGAGTGAAGATCCCGCCAAGAATCCTCCGCGTATTCCGCCGCCCAAAGCCCCGGCATCGGAGGGGCGTGCGAGTTCGACGCCCGGTGGGCCGCCCTCACGACCTCCCGGACCGCCTCCCAGGCCAGCAGTGCGGCGTCAGGCTCCGGGGGTACGGGGGAGTCAACAAGCTCCGGAGGCCGCCACGCTCAAAACCGGCGATGTCGTCGGCGGGCGTTTTGCGGTCGAACGCTACCTGGGAAGTTCCGGTGGCGGCGTCAGCTACCTCTGTGTCGATCGACAGACTCGCCAGTCGGTTGTAGTAAAAGTGCTCGATATGCCATTCCCGGGGGAGGAGGCCTTTGCCGCGCTCAGCGAGGATATTCGCCTGGCGGGAAGCATGGACCACCGCAACCTGGCGGCGGCACTGGGGATGGGGCGAACTCAGTCTGGTGAGATCTTCATCGCGATGGAGTTCGTCGAAGGCTCCACGCTCTCGCAGCTGGTGGCGCAACGGCGCGAAGAGGGACGCACCCTGAGCATCCGTGACACCTTCACCGTGCTCGCCCACGTCTGCAGCGCGCTGGCGGCTGTGCACCAGCGCAAGAGCTGCCACGGGGTGCTCACTCCTTACAATGTCTACGTCAATAAGCAGGGGGTGGTAAGGGTTGGCAACCTGGCGTTCGGGCGGATGGTGAGCACCCACCTGCACGGCCGTGGCGAGGGACCTTTTCGCGACAGTATTTACGTGGCTCCCGAGGTCGCGCAGTCCCCGGCGAACCTGGGGCCAGCGGCCGACCTTTATAGCCTGGGCATGATCGCTGCCGAGTTACTCAACCCCACCGGGCTGCCCAGCGATCGCAAGCAAGCTCACGAGATGGCGCTCGACGGGTTGGCCAAATACCCCCCGGCGCTTTTCAGTCTGATTTCTACCTGTCTGGCCAGCGATCCCTCACAGCGGCCGACAAGCGTGCAGGCCTTCCGCGAGGAACTCGAAGAGGTCGCCCGGGATGCCGGCGCGAAGCTCAGTGGACCGCCTCCGGCTGGAGCGCTGCCCATTGAGCCGGCCGTGGTTGAGGAGGAGGTGCAGGGCGAGAGCCTGTTTGATCTCTTTGATGTCGGTGACATTGCGCCTCCTCCGGATGAGGATGGCGAGACGGAGCGCTACCTCGTACAGAAGAGCGGTCTGGATTACGGGCCCTTCACCGAAGGGCAGATCCTTGAGCAGCTCTACGCCGACGAGATTCACGAACATTCCCTGGTGCTCGATCGTGTGACCCAGGAGCGGCGGCCGCTCATCGAGTTGGACGTGTTCACGGCGAAGGTTCAGGCCTACATCCCGGAGCGCGAAGAGCGCCGACGCCGGGAGGCCGAGGCTCGCGCCGAACTTCAGCGCAAGGTTAAGCAGGGCGGGCTGGCGGCGCTGGTGGTCGGGATTGTTGCCGGCCTGGTCGTGCTCGCGGCGATGGGATGGTTCTGGCTGCAGCAACCCGATCCGGAGCCGATGCCGCTGGACAAAGCCTTCGCGTCGCTCGACTACACCTTCTTGCCCCCTCCCTCGGAGTTTCAGGCGGTGGCGGTCGACGCCGATCTTCTCCAGAGCATCTTCAACCCTCGCGCGAGTGAGGAGGAGATTGCGCGAACGCTCAAGAAAGTGCGGGGCGCCAGTGGCTCTCGAAAAGGTTCGGCCAAGGCCGGTGGCGCATCGGGCGGAACGCGAGAGGCGGATGTCGATATGGCTAATTTCTCCGGCTCGGCTAAGCATCTGAGCGATCAGGAGATCAACCGCGTGATCATGGCCGACTTCAGCGCGATGAGCGATTGCATCCGCGGTGAGCTTGGCCGCGATGCCTCGTTTAAGGGGTTGACGGTGCAGTTCTTTATCCGGCCCTCCGGCACCACCGGCGGCGTTCAGATCAAGGAGAGCAAGTACCAGAGCCGTCCGGTCGGGCAATGCATGATTCAGCGCTTCCGTTCGATGAAGTTCCCCGAGCACGGCGCCATCTCGAACCGCGGTGTCGAGTTCCCGCTCTATGTGCAGTAA
- a CDS encoding thymidine kinase — translation MILQPRDVGWIEVICGPMFSGKTEELIRRLKRATYARQSVQIFKPAIDNRYDDSAIVSHSQLSLPSVPVADLRELRQALDPQVDVVGIDEVQFFDDRVVDFCEELADSGHRVVVAGLDQDYLGKPFGPMPALLSVAEYITKLMSICVHCGNPAHRSYRLSEDPQQVLVGTGQQYEARCRRCFTRGYPAQGDAQNHAPEPHPNEARGRR, via the coding sequence ATGATCCTTCAGCCCCGTGACGTCGGTTGGATTGAGGTCATCTGCGGACCGATGTTCTCCGGCAAGACCGAAGAGCTGATCCGCCGCCTCAAGCGTGCGACCTACGCCCGTCAGAGTGTGCAGATCTTCAAGCCCGCCATCGATAACCGCTACGACGACAGCGCGATTGTCAGTCATAGCCAGCTCTCCCTTCCCAGCGTGCCAGTGGCCGATCTCCGCGAACTTCGCCAGGCGCTCGATCCTCAGGTCGACGTCGTGGGGATCGACGAGGTGCAGTTCTTTGATGATCGCGTGGTCGATTTTTGCGAAGAACTCGCCGACAGCGGCCACCGTGTGGTGGTGGCAGGCCTCGACCAGGATTACCTGGGTAAGCCGTTCGGGCCGATGCCCGCGTTGCTTTCGGTGGCTGAGTACATCACCAAATTGATGTCCATCTGCGTGCACTGCGGCAACCCGGCGCATCGCAGCTACCGCCTTTCGGAAGACCCGCAACAGGTTCTTGTCGGCACCGGACAGCAATATGAGGCGCGTTGTCGTCGCTGCTTTACCAGGGGCTATCCCGCTCAGGGAGATGCCCAGAATCACGCTCCAGAACCCCACCCCAACGAAGCAAGAGGTCGTCGATGA